A region from the Hippoglossus hippoglossus isolate fHipHip1 chromosome 16, fHipHip1.pri, whole genome shotgun sequence genome encodes:
- the si:dkeyp-69b9.3 gene encoding myocardin isoform X1 — MTLLASERSLLIRNKFRSVLQLRIQNRRQSEINADSGLKPTAPAQKTEKDLSEALRLNEDGATQKLPPSGLNTKTTQVERSVCGAQRQKKARQVQDLTERIHCQPGPVEHQHQHTLPLENRSASFPLSADVFEDDISSCASSSPTGQHGVHQSPAYSSLPGLPGDQLLSDFSAVCPPLNHSPAHAQSGLTLLPATEGIRQPMTVTLGESNSMATTGRPNGMFLTSQTTPLLPKTAQPPSPTCSSLNFNHLPRPRKPRDTKPKMRKLKYHQYIPPDQRGASGTGAGGAKQKSTTPTQSLDPAYSHLLKQQQVILQLQILQNQQQQQQQHQQQQQQQQQQQQQQQQLQPQQQVAVVSSRDHCVKSSGALPLNPQPVPATTNHTPMDANPTSNPEPLPANLVDLTVSELRQQLRKRGLPVSGTKPALLQRLLPFQLPHTHLPPAPLCQLGANQEPLTPCPLLPPSQSPGSSSSSGPDSPGSPNQQLYIQDRGIPNGILSDSPNGNLNAVPSRFTTAASVSLAGEQCGLTNAVFLAPASTASGTPSPSLPMSSSSPLQCVTPWRTESEQQQQQQQELNVELEMRQRIRSRPRDRSTSTGNESCDGSLHPFLQQDPGCSRGKPETDAQTEVLFTQVFCFQPCDVIGQDFELPVQITASPVQTLPSVRSLEEELQEAIQKAQMDPRQSIDDILDEPITCDGSVNVSDLKSPAHSAPGPSPPPPPPPPQVDQSQASQQHTRDDNFLPSPLCSSLLLELPPSPAVINPSQVVPAPPPPPICTSPLPSTVKSRKRRAPTLFDAADWLETLTCGLRPLTPPTAPFVESDFSLDSDLNVNRVLDLMIEQW, encoded by the exons ATGACACTGCTGGCCTCCGAGAGGTCGCTTCTCATCCGGAACAAGTTCCGATCAG TGCTGCAGTTGAGGATTCAGAACCGGAGGCAGAGTGAAATCAATGCAGACTCTG GATTGAAACCTACTGCTCCAGCtcaaaaaacagagaaagaccTGAGTGAAGCTCTG cgtCTAAATGAAGATGGTGCCACTCAGAAGTTGCCCCCTAGTGGTCTGAACACTAAAACCACACAAG tagagaggagtgtgtgtggcGCCCAGAGGCAGAAGAAGGCTCGCCAGGTGCAGGACCTCACCGAGAGGATCCATTGTCAGCCTGGACCTGTGGAGCATCAGCACCAACACACGCTGCCCCTGGAGAACC GTTCggcctccttccctctctccgcTGATGTCTTCGAAGATGACATCTCCTCCTGCGCCTCCTCCTCGCCCACTGGGCAACATGGCGTTCACCAATCACCGGCCTATTCTTCTCTACCAGGGCTCCCAGGCGACCAATTACTGAGTGACTTCTCAGCTGTGTGCCCGCCCCTTAACCACAGCCCCGCTCATGCTCAG TCTGGTTTGACGTTGCTCCCGGCAACCGAGGGCATCAGACAACCTATGACTGTAACGCTGGGTGAATCAAACTCCATGGCAACAACTGGGAGACCAAATGGGATGTTTCTGACCTCTCAGACCACCCCCCTGCTGCCAAAG ACAGCTCAGCCTCCCAGCCCGACCTGCTCCTCCTTGAACTTCAACCACCTCCCCCGCCCACGGAAACCGAGGGACACCAAACCCAAAATGAGGAAACTCAAGTATCACCAGTACATTCCTCCGGACCAGAGAGGAGCTTCTGGCACTGGAG CGGGAGGAGCCAAACAGAAGAGCACTACCCCTACCCAGTCTCTGGACCCAGCCTATTCCCACCtcttgaagcagcagcaggtcatcCTCCAGCTTCAAATCCTCcagaaccagcagcagcagcaacaacaacatcagcagcagcagcagcagcagcagcagcagcagcagcagcagcaacagctacAACCCCAGCAACAGGTCGCTGTTGTATCCAG CAGAGATCACTGTGTGAAATCGTCCGGAGCCCTGCCCCTCAACCCCCAACCTGTGCCTGCCACAACCAACCACACCCCCATGGACGCAAACCCAACGTCCAACCCTGAGCCTCTGCCTGCGAACCTTGTTGATCTTACA GTGTCAGAGTTGCGGCAGCAGCTGCGTAAGCGTGGCCTCCCCGTCTCCGGCACAAAGCCGGCCCTGTTGCAGCGTCTACTTCCCTTCCAGCTCCCTCACACTCacctccctcctgctccctTATGCCAACTGGGTGCCAACCAGGAGCCCCTCACTCCATGCCCCCTGCTGCCACCCAGCCAGAGccctggctccagctccagctctggaCCGGACTCGCCCGGCAGCCCGAACCAACAGCTCTACATCCAGGACAGAGGAATTCCTAATGGGATTCTCAGTGACAGTCCAAATGGAAATCTGAATGCCGTCCCGAGCAGGTTCACAACTGCTGCGTCAGTCAGTTTGGCAGGCGAACAGTGCGGTCTGACCAACGCCGTCTTCCTGGCTCCTGCCAGCACCGCCTCAGGAACTCCCAGTCCCAGTCTCCCCATGTCGTCCTCTTCACCCCTGCAGTGTGTGACTCCCTGGAGAACTGagagcgagcagcagcagcagcagcagcaggagctgaatgtggagctggagatgaggCAGAGGATACGGAGCAGGCCCAGGGACCGCTCCACTAGCACTGGGAATGAG TCTTGTGACGGATCCCTGCATCCTTTCCTGCAACAGGATCCAGGATGCTCTCGGGGGAAACCAGAAACAGATGCACAGACAGAGGTGTTGttcacacag GTGTTTTGCTTTCAACCATGTGATGTGATTGGCCAGGACTTTGAGCTGCCGGTGCAGATTACAGCCAGTCCTGTGCAGACCTTGCCCAGCGTTCGCAGTTTGGAAGAAGAGCTACAGGAGGCTATCCAGAAAGCACAG ATGGACCCTCGGCAGTCCATAGATGACATTTTGGATGAGCCTATTACTTGCGATG GCTCTGTCAATGTCTCTGATCTTAAATCCCCGGCCCACTCTGCCCCCggcccatctcctcctcctcctcctcctcctcctcaagttGATCAGTCCCAGGCCTCCCAGCAGCACACCAGGGACGACAACTTCCTGCCCTCGCCACTTTGCTCGTCTCTCTTGCTGGAGCTACCTCCATCTCCCGCGGTAATAAACCCCAGCCAGGTTGTGCCAgctcctcccccacctcccatCTGCACCTCCCCTCTGCCGTCCACTGTGAAGTCACGGAAGCGACGGGCCCCGACTCTGTTTGACGCTGCCGACTGGCTCGAAACGCTGACGTGTGGCCTCCGCCCTCTCACCCCACCGACAGCTCCCTTTGTTGAGTCAGACTTCAGTCTGGATTCAGATTTGAATGTCAATCGAGTGTTGGATCTGATGATAGAGCAGTGGTGA
- the si:dkeyp-69b9.3 gene encoding myocardin isoform X5, with product MTLLASERSLLIRNKFRSVLQLRIQNRRQSEINADSGLKPTAPAQKTEKDLSEALRLNEDGATQKLPPSGLNTKTTQVERSVCGAQRQKKARQVQDLTERIHCQPGPVEHQHQHTLPLENRSASFPLSADVFEDDISSCASSSPTGQHGVHQSPAYSSLPGLPGDQLLSDFSAVCPPLNHSPAHAQSGLTLLPATEGIRQPMTVTLGESNSMATTGRPNGMFLTSQTTPLLPKTAQPPSPTCSSLNFNHLPRPRKPRDTKPKMRKLKYHQYIPPDQRGASGTGAGGAKQKSTTPTQSLDPAYSHLLKQQQVILQLQILQNQQQQQQQHQQQQQQQQQQQQQQQQLQPQQQVAVVSSRDHCVKSSGALPLNPQPVPATTNHTPMDANPTSNPEPLPANLVDLTVSELRQQLRKRGLPVSGTKPALLQRLLPFQLPHTHLPPAPLCQLGANQEPLTPCPLLPPSQSPGSSSSSGPDSPGSPNQQLYIQDRGIPNGILSDSPNGNLNAVPSRFTTAASVSLAGEQCGLTNAVFLAPASTASGTPSPSLPMSSSSPLQCVTPWRTESEQQQQQQQELNVELEMRQRIRSRPRDRSTSTGNESCDGSLHPFLQQDPGCSRGKPETDAQTEVLFTQDFELPVQITASPVQTLPSVRSLEEELQEAIQKAQMDPRQSIDDILDEPITCDGSVNVSDLKSPAHSAPGPSPPPPPPPPQVDQSQASQQHTRDDNFLPSPLCSSLLLELPPSPAVINPSQVVPAPPPPPICTSPLPSTVKSRKRRAPTLFDAADWLETLTCGLRPLTPPTAPFVESDFSLDSDLNVNRVLDLMIEQW from the exons ATGACACTGCTGGCCTCCGAGAGGTCGCTTCTCATCCGGAACAAGTTCCGATCAG TGCTGCAGTTGAGGATTCAGAACCGGAGGCAGAGTGAAATCAATGCAGACTCTG GATTGAAACCTACTGCTCCAGCtcaaaaaacagagaaagaccTGAGTGAAGCTCTG cgtCTAAATGAAGATGGTGCCACTCAGAAGTTGCCCCCTAGTGGTCTGAACACTAAAACCACACAAG tagagaggagtgtgtgtggcGCCCAGAGGCAGAAGAAGGCTCGCCAGGTGCAGGACCTCACCGAGAGGATCCATTGTCAGCCTGGACCTGTGGAGCATCAGCACCAACACACGCTGCCCCTGGAGAACC GTTCggcctccttccctctctccgcTGATGTCTTCGAAGATGACATCTCCTCCTGCGCCTCCTCCTCGCCCACTGGGCAACATGGCGTTCACCAATCACCGGCCTATTCTTCTCTACCAGGGCTCCCAGGCGACCAATTACTGAGTGACTTCTCAGCTGTGTGCCCGCCCCTTAACCACAGCCCCGCTCATGCTCAG TCTGGTTTGACGTTGCTCCCGGCAACCGAGGGCATCAGACAACCTATGACTGTAACGCTGGGTGAATCAAACTCCATGGCAACAACTGGGAGACCAAATGGGATGTTTCTGACCTCTCAGACCACCCCCCTGCTGCCAAAG ACAGCTCAGCCTCCCAGCCCGACCTGCTCCTCCTTGAACTTCAACCACCTCCCCCGCCCACGGAAACCGAGGGACACCAAACCCAAAATGAGGAAACTCAAGTATCACCAGTACATTCCTCCGGACCAGAGAGGAGCTTCTGGCACTGGAG CGGGAGGAGCCAAACAGAAGAGCACTACCCCTACCCAGTCTCTGGACCCAGCCTATTCCCACCtcttgaagcagcagcaggtcatcCTCCAGCTTCAAATCCTCcagaaccagcagcagcagcaacaacaacatcagcagcagcagcagcagcagcagcagcagcagcagcagcagcaacagctacAACCCCAGCAACAGGTCGCTGTTGTATCCAG CAGAGATCACTGTGTGAAATCGTCCGGAGCCCTGCCCCTCAACCCCCAACCTGTGCCTGCCACAACCAACCACACCCCCATGGACGCAAACCCAACGTCCAACCCTGAGCCTCTGCCTGCGAACCTTGTTGATCTTACA GTGTCAGAGTTGCGGCAGCAGCTGCGTAAGCGTGGCCTCCCCGTCTCCGGCACAAAGCCGGCCCTGTTGCAGCGTCTACTTCCCTTCCAGCTCCCTCACACTCacctccctcctgctccctTATGCCAACTGGGTGCCAACCAGGAGCCCCTCACTCCATGCCCCCTGCTGCCACCCAGCCAGAGccctggctccagctccagctctggaCCGGACTCGCCCGGCAGCCCGAACCAACAGCTCTACATCCAGGACAGAGGAATTCCTAATGGGATTCTCAGTGACAGTCCAAATGGAAATCTGAATGCCGTCCCGAGCAGGTTCACAACTGCTGCGTCAGTCAGTTTGGCAGGCGAACAGTGCGGTCTGACCAACGCCGTCTTCCTGGCTCCTGCCAGCACCGCCTCAGGAACTCCCAGTCCCAGTCTCCCCATGTCGTCCTCTTCACCCCTGCAGTGTGTGACTCCCTGGAGAACTGagagcgagcagcagcagcagcagcagcaggagctgaatgtggagctggagatgaggCAGAGGATACGGAGCAGGCCCAGGGACCGCTCCACTAGCACTGGGAATGAG TCTTGTGACGGATCCCTGCATCCTTTCCTGCAACAGGATCCAGGATGCTCTCGGGGGAAACCAGAAACAGATGCACAGACAGAGGTGTTGttcacacag GACTTTGAGCTGCCGGTGCAGATTACAGCCAGTCCTGTGCAGACCTTGCCCAGCGTTCGCAGTTTGGAAGAAGAGCTACAGGAGGCTATCCAGAAAGCACAG ATGGACCCTCGGCAGTCCATAGATGACATTTTGGATGAGCCTATTACTTGCGATG GCTCTGTCAATGTCTCTGATCTTAAATCCCCGGCCCACTCTGCCCCCggcccatctcctcctcctcctcctcctcctcctcaagttGATCAGTCCCAGGCCTCCCAGCAGCACACCAGGGACGACAACTTCCTGCCCTCGCCACTTTGCTCGTCTCTCTTGCTGGAGCTACCTCCATCTCCCGCGGTAATAAACCCCAGCCAGGTTGTGCCAgctcctcccccacctcccatCTGCACCTCCCCTCTGCCGTCCACTGTGAAGTCACGGAAGCGACGGGCCCCGACTCTGTTTGACGCTGCCGACTGGCTCGAAACGCTGACGTGTGGCCTCCGCCCTCTCACCCCACCGACAGCTCCCTTTGTTGAGTCAGACTTCAGTCTGGATTCAGATTTGAATGTCAATCGAGTGTTGGATCTGATGATAGAGCAGTGGTGA
- the si:dkeyp-69b9.3 gene encoding myocardin isoform X4 has translation MTLLASERSLLIRNKFRSVLQLRIQNRRQSEINADSGLKPTAPAQKTEKDLSEALRLNEDGATQKLPPSGLNTKTTQVERSVCGAQRQKKARQVQDLTERIHCQPGPVEHQHQHTLPLENRSASFPLSADVFEDDISSCASSSPTGQHGVHQSPAYSSLPGLPGDQLLSDFSAVCPPLNHSPAHAQSGLTLLPATEGIRQPMTVTLGESNSMATTGRPNGMFLTSQTTPLLPKTAQPPSPTCSSLNFNHLPRPRKPRDTKPKMRKLKYHQYIPPDQRGASGTGAGGAKQKSTTPTQSLDPAYSHLLKQQQVILQLQILQNQQQQQQQHQQQQQQQQQQQQQQQQLQPQQQVAVVSSRDHCVKSSGALPLNPQPVPATTNHTPMDANPTSNPEPLPANLVDLTVSELRQQLRKRGLPVSGTKPALLQRLLPFQLPHTHLPPAPLCQLGANQEPLTPCPLLPPSQSPGSSSSSGPDSPGSPNQQLYIQDRGIPNGILSDSPNGNLNAVPSRFTTAASVSLAGEQCGLTNAVFLAPASTASGTPSPSLPMSSSSPLQCVTPWRTESEQQQQQQQELNVELEMRQRIRSRPRDRSTSTGNESCDGSLHPFLQQDPGCSRGKPETDAQTEVFCFQPCDVIGQDFELPVQITASPVQTLPSVRSLEEELQEAIQKAQMDPRQSIDDILDEPITCDGSVNVSDLKSPAHSAPGPSPPPPPPPPQVDQSQASQQHTRDDNFLPSPLCSSLLLELPPSPAVINPSQVVPAPPPPPICTSPLPSTVKSRKRRAPTLFDAADWLETLTCGLRPLTPPTAPFVESDFSLDSDLNVNRVLDLMIEQW, from the exons ATGACACTGCTGGCCTCCGAGAGGTCGCTTCTCATCCGGAACAAGTTCCGATCAG TGCTGCAGTTGAGGATTCAGAACCGGAGGCAGAGTGAAATCAATGCAGACTCTG GATTGAAACCTACTGCTCCAGCtcaaaaaacagagaaagaccTGAGTGAAGCTCTG cgtCTAAATGAAGATGGTGCCACTCAGAAGTTGCCCCCTAGTGGTCTGAACACTAAAACCACACAAG tagagaggagtgtgtgtggcGCCCAGAGGCAGAAGAAGGCTCGCCAGGTGCAGGACCTCACCGAGAGGATCCATTGTCAGCCTGGACCTGTGGAGCATCAGCACCAACACACGCTGCCCCTGGAGAACC GTTCggcctccttccctctctccgcTGATGTCTTCGAAGATGACATCTCCTCCTGCGCCTCCTCCTCGCCCACTGGGCAACATGGCGTTCACCAATCACCGGCCTATTCTTCTCTACCAGGGCTCCCAGGCGACCAATTACTGAGTGACTTCTCAGCTGTGTGCCCGCCCCTTAACCACAGCCCCGCTCATGCTCAG TCTGGTTTGACGTTGCTCCCGGCAACCGAGGGCATCAGACAACCTATGACTGTAACGCTGGGTGAATCAAACTCCATGGCAACAACTGGGAGACCAAATGGGATGTTTCTGACCTCTCAGACCACCCCCCTGCTGCCAAAG ACAGCTCAGCCTCCCAGCCCGACCTGCTCCTCCTTGAACTTCAACCACCTCCCCCGCCCACGGAAACCGAGGGACACCAAACCCAAAATGAGGAAACTCAAGTATCACCAGTACATTCCTCCGGACCAGAGAGGAGCTTCTGGCACTGGAG CGGGAGGAGCCAAACAGAAGAGCACTACCCCTACCCAGTCTCTGGACCCAGCCTATTCCCACCtcttgaagcagcagcaggtcatcCTCCAGCTTCAAATCCTCcagaaccagcagcagcagcaacaacaacatcagcagcagcagcagcagcagcagcagcagcagcagcagcagcaacagctacAACCCCAGCAACAGGTCGCTGTTGTATCCAG CAGAGATCACTGTGTGAAATCGTCCGGAGCCCTGCCCCTCAACCCCCAACCTGTGCCTGCCACAACCAACCACACCCCCATGGACGCAAACCCAACGTCCAACCCTGAGCCTCTGCCTGCGAACCTTGTTGATCTTACA GTGTCAGAGTTGCGGCAGCAGCTGCGTAAGCGTGGCCTCCCCGTCTCCGGCACAAAGCCGGCCCTGTTGCAGCGTCTACTTCCCTTCCAGCTCCCTCACACTCacctccctcctgctccctTATGCCAACTGGGTGCCAACCAGGAGCCCCTCACTCCATGCCCCCTGCTGCCACCCAGCCAGAGccctggctccagctccagctctggaCCGGACTCGCCCGGCAGCCCGAACCAACAGCTCTACATCCAGGACAGAGGAATTCCTAATGGGATTCTCAGTGACAGTCCAAATGGAAATCTGAATGCCGTCCCGAGCAGGTTCACAACTGCTGCGTCAGTCAGTTTGGCAGGCGAACAGTGCGGTCTGACCAACGCCGTCTTCCTGGCTCCTGCCAGCACCGCCTCAGGAACTCCCAGTCCCAGTCTCCCCATGTCGTCCTCTTCACCCCTGCAGTGTGTGACTCCCTGGAGAACTGagagcgagcagcagcagcagcagcagcaggagctgaatgtggagctggagatgaggCAGAGGATACGGAGCAGGCCCAGGGACCGCTCCACTAGCACTGGGAATGAG TCTTGTGACGGATCCCTGCATCCTTTCCTGCAACAGGATCCAGGATGCTCTCGGGGGAAACCAGAAACAGATGCACAGACAGAG GTGTTTTGCTTTCAACCATGTGATGTGATTGGCCAGGACTTTGAGCTGCCGGTGCAGATTACAGCCAGTCCTGTGCAGACCTTGCCCAGCGTTCGCAGTTTGGAAGAAGAGCTACAGGAGGCTATCCAGAAAGCACAG ATGGACCCTCGGCAGTCCATAGATGACATTTTGGATGAGCCTATTACTTGCGATG GCTCTGTCAATGTCTCTGATCTTAAATCCCCGGCCCACTCTGCCCCCggcccatctcctcctcctcctcctcctcctcctcaagttGATCAGTCCCAGGCCTCCCAGCAGCACACCAGGGACGACAACTTCCTGCCCTCGCCACTTTGCTCGTCTCTCTTGCTGGAGCTACCTCCATCTCCCGCGGTAATAAACCCCAGCCAGGTTGTGCCAgctcctcccccacctcccatCTGCACCTCCCCTCTGCCGTCCACTGTGAAGTCACGGAAGCGACGGGCCCCGACTCTGTTTGACGCTGCCGACTGGCTCGAAACGCTGACGTGTGGCCTCCGCCCTCTCACCCCACCGACAGCTCCCTTTGTTGAGTCAGACTTCAGTCTGGATTCAGATTTGAATGTCAATCGAGTGTTGGATCTGATGATAGAGCAGTGGTGA
- the si:dkeyp-69b9.3 gene encoding myocardin isoform X7, with translation MTLLASERSLLIRNKFRSVLQLRIQNRRQSEINADSGLKPTAPAQKTEKDLSEALRLNEDGATQKLPPSGLNTKTTQVERSVCGAQRQKKARQVQDLTERIHCQPGPVEHQHQHTLPLENRSASFPLSADVFEDDISSCASSSPTGQHGVHQSPAYSSLPGLPGDQLLSDFSAVCPPLNHSPAHAQSGLTLLPATEGIRQPMTVTLGESNSMATTGRPNGMFLTSQTTPLLPKTAQPPSPTCSSLNFNHLPRPRKPRDTKPKMRKLKYHQYIPPDQRGASGTGAGGAKQKSTTPTQSLDPAYSHLLKQQQVILQLQILQNQQQQQQQHQQQQQQQQQQQQQQQQLQPQQQVAVVSSRDHCVKSSGALPLNPQPVPATTNHTPMDANPTSNPEPLPANLVDLTVSELRQQLRKRGLPVSGTKPALLQRLLPFQLPHTHLPPAPLCQLGANQEPLTPCPLLPPSQSPGSSSSSGPDSPGSPNQQLYIQDRGIPNGILSDSPNGNLNAVPSRFTTAASVSLAGEQCGLTNAVFLAPASTASGTPSPSLPMSSSSPLQCVTPWRTESEQQQQQQQELNVELEMRQRIRSRPRDRSTSTGNEDPGCSRGKPETDAQTEVLFTQDFELPVQITASPVQTLPSVRSLEEELQEAIQKAQMDPRQSIDDILDEPITCDGSVNVSDLKSPAHSAPGPSPPPPPPPPQVDQSQASQQHTRDDNFLPSPLCSSLLLELPPSPAVINPSQVVPAPPPPPICTSPLPSTVKSRKRRAPTLFDAADWLETLTCGLRPLTPPTAPFVESDFSLDSDLNVNRVLDLMIEQW, from the exons ATGACACTGCTGGCCTCCGAGAGGTCGCTTCTCATCCGGAACAAGTTCCGATCAG TGCTGCAGTTGAGGATTCAGAACCGGAGGCAGAGTGAAATCAATGCAGACTCTG GATTGAAACCTACTGCTCCAGCtcaaaaaacagagaaagaccTGAGTGAAGCTCTG cgtCTAAATGAAGATGGTGCCACTCAGAAGTTGCCCCCTAGTGGTCTGAACACTAAAACCACACAAG tagagaggagtgtgtgtggcGCCCAGAGGCAGAAGAAGGCTCGCCAGGTGCAGGACCTCACCGAGAGGATCCATTGTCAGCCTGGACCTGTGGAGCATCAGCACCAACACACGCTGCCCCTGGAGAACC GTTCggcctccttccctctctccgcTGATGTCTTCGAAGATGACATCTCCTCCTGCGCCTCCTCCTCGCCCACTGGGCAACATGGCGTTCACCAATCACCGGCCTATTCTTCTCTACCAGGGCTCCCAGGCGACCAATTACTGAGTGACTTCTCAGCTGTGTGCCCGCCCCTTAACCACAGCCCCGCTCATGCTCAG TCTGGTTTGACGTTGCTCCCGGCAACCGAGGGCATCAGACAACCTATGACTGTAACGCTGGGTGAATCAAACTCCATGGCAACAACTGGGAGACCAAATGGGATGTTTCTGACCTCTCAGACCACCCCCCTGCTGCCAAAG ACAGCTCAGCCTCCCAGCCCGACCTGCTCCTCCTTGAACTTCAACCACCTCCCCCGCCCACGGAAACCGAGGGACACCAAACCCAAAATGAGGAAACTCAAGTATCACCAGTACATTCCTCCGGACCAGAGAGGAGCTTCTGGCACTGGAG CGGGAGGAGCCAAACAGAAGAGCACTACCCCTACCCAGTCTCTGGACCCAGCCTATTCCCACCtcttgaagcagcagcaggtcatcCTCCAGCTTCAAATCCTCcagaaccagcagcagcagcaacaacaacatcagcagcagcagcagcagcagcagcagcagcagcagcagcagcaacagctacAACCCCAGCAACAGGTCGCTGTTGTATCCAG CAGAGATCACTGTGTGAAATCGTCCGGAGCCCTGCCCCTCAACCCCCAACCTGTGCCTGCCACAACCAACCACACCCCCATGGACGCAAACCCAACGTCCAACCCTGAGCCTCTGCCTGCGAACCTTGTTGATCTTACA GTGTCAGAGTTGCGGCAGCAGCTGCGTAAGCGTGGCCTCCCCGTCTCCGGCACAAAGCCGGCCCTGTTGCAGCGTCTACTTCCCTTCCAGCTCCCTCACACTCacctccctcctgctccctTATGCCAACTGGGTGCCAACCAGGAGCCCCTCACTCCATGCCCCCTGCTGCCACCCAGCCAGAGccctggctccagctccagctctggaCCGGACTCGCCCGGCAGCCCGAACCAACAGCTCTACATCCAGGACAGAGGAATTCCTAATGGGATTCTCAGTGACAGTCCAAATGGAAATCTGAATGCCGTCCCGAGCAGGTTCACAACTGCTGCGTCAGTCAGTTTGGCAGGCGAACAGTGCGGTCTGACCAACGCCGTCTTCCTGGCTCCTGCCAGCACCGCCTCAGGAACTCCCAGTCCCAGTCTCCCCATGTCGTCCTCTTCACCCCTGCAGTGTGTGACTCCCTGGAGAACTGagagcgagcagcagcagcagcagcagcaggagctgaatgtggagctggagatgaggCAGAGGATACGGAGCAGGCCCAGGGACCGCTCCACTAGCACTGGGAATGAG GATCCAGGATGCTCTCGGGGGAAACCAGAAACAGATGCACAGACAGAGGTGTTGttcacacag GACTTTGAGCTGCCGGTGCAGATTACAGCCAGTCCTGTGCAGACCTTGCCCAGCGTTCGCAGTTTGGAAGAAGAGCTACAGGAGGCTATCCAGAAAGCACAG ATGGACCCTCGGCAGTCCATAGATGACATTTTGGATGAGCCTATTACTTGCGATG GCTCTGTCAATGTCTCTGATCTTAAATCCCCGGCCCACTCTGCCCCCggcccatctcctcctcctcctcctcctcctcctcaagttGATCAGTCCCAGGCCTCCCAGCAGCACACCAGGGACGACAACTTCCTGCCCTCGCCACTTTGCTCGTCTCTCTTGCTGGAGCTACCTCCATCTCCCGCGGTAATAAACCCCAGCCAGGTTGTGCCAgctcctcccccacctcccatCTGCACCTCCCCTCTGCCGTCCACTGTGAAGTCACGGAAGCGACGGGCCCCGACTCTGTTTGACGCTGCCGACTGGCTCGAAACGCTGACGTGTGGCCTCCGCCCTCTCACCCCACCGACAGCTCCCTTTGTTGAGTCAGACTTCAGTCTGGATTCAGATTTGAATGTCAATCGAGTGTTGGATCTGATGATAGAGCAGTGGTGA